The Candidatus Aminicenantes bacterium genome includes a window with the following:
- a CDS encoding ABC transporter ATP-binding protein, whose amino-acid sequence MSETIIQLEGIHFCYNGFRAIDDVSLAINSGVYGLLGPNGAGKTTLMKIILGHLQPARGKGRILGTDMDTGLTEVRRRIGYMPESHCLIPGMDAVTLTSYMGELSGMPRQEAIKRAHEVLYYVGLEESRYRLADTYSSGMKQRLKLALALVHDPELMILDEPTSGMDPGGREEMLQLIVDIVAKGRMNMIISSHILADIEKTCARVLIMNHGRIVSEQQTLDFAGRETSTFEVGIQGESRLFLERLPGIQAETDRRGLLRLHLPPDFPPMNLFRCALDAGVQIRHFRPSRLTLEDAFVTAIGESHAR is encoded by the coding sequence ATGAGCGAAACCATCATCCAGCTAGAGGGGATCCATTTCTGTTACAACGGTTTCCGGGCCATTGACGACGTGAGCCTGGCAATCAATTCGGGCGTATACGGTTTACTGGGGCCCAATGGCGCCGGCAAAACCACGCTGATGAAAATCATTCTGGGCCACTTGCAGCCGGCGCGGGGAAAAGGTCGCATCCTGGGGACCGACATGGACACCGGGCTGACCGAAGTACGCCGTCGCATCGGCTATATGCCGGAGAGTCACTGCCTGATTCCCGGTATGGACGCGGTTACGTTGACCAGCTATATGGGAGAACTCTCCGGTATGCCCAGGCAGGAGGCCATCAAGCGAGCCCACGAAGTGCTCTATTATGTGGGCCTTGAGGAGTCACGGTACCGCTTGGCCGACACCTACTCTTCGGGAATGAAGCAACGCCTCAAACTCGCCCTGGCCCTGGTTCACGATCCGGAACTGATGATTCTGGATGAACCCACGTCGGGCATGGACCCAGGAGGAAGAGAGGAGATGCTGCAGTTGATCGTGGATATCGTGGCCAAGGGGCGTATGAACATGATCATCTCTTCCCACATCCTGGCGGATATCGAAAAAACCTGCGCCCGCGTCTTGATCATGAATCACGGTCGCATTGTCTCCGAGCAGCAAACCCTGGATTTCGCCGGCCGGGAGACCAGCACCTTTGAGGTTGGTATCCAGGGTGAGTCCCGCCTCTTTCTGGAACGCCTACCCGGTATCCAGGCGGAAACGGATCGCCGCGGTTTGCTTCGGCTTCATTTGCCTCCGGATTTCCCCCCCATGAACCTGTTTCGCTGTGCCCTGGACGCCGGTGTTCAGATCCGGCACTTCCGGCCCAGCCGACTGACCCTGGAGGATGCCTTTGTGACCGCAATAGGAGAATCCCATGCCCGTTAA
- a CDS encoding ABC transporter ATP-binding protein: protein MAPVIEAETLSKWYGNILGVSDISLRLMPGVHGLLGPNGAGKTTFLRLATGQLKPNRGRIRIFGEPVFNNPGLFQRVGFCPENDAYYRGVSGGDYLAFLARLHGASMEKARDQAREALHQVGLEEVADKAVSAYSLGMRQRLKVSAAVLHDPQLVILDEPLKGVDPLWRARITDLIRDFASRGRTVIVSSHVLPEIEAMTNNIVLIHQGEILAEGDIQEIRGLLDSHPHMISVRTPQFRLIAEWFVEDHHVLTIRFDNARQKVVFKTDNRDHFFGRLNRFVVENNLEIEEITSPDDNLQAVFNYLVGRK from the coding sequence ATGGCACCCGTAATAGAGGCGGAAACCCTGTCGAAGTGGTATGGAAATATTCTCGGGGTTTCCGACATCAGCCTGCGCCTGATGCCGGGAGTCCATGGCCTGTTGGGTCCCAATGGAGCGGGGAAAACCACGTTTCTGCGTTTGGCAACCGGACAGCTGAAACCCAACCGCGGTCGTATCCGCATTTTCGGCGAGCCGGTATTCAACAACCCCGGATTGTTTCAGCGCGTGGGTTTCTGTCCCGAAAACGACGCTTATTATCGTGGTGTGAGTGGCGGGGATTACCTCGCCTTCCTGGCCCGCTTGCATGGAGCCTCAATGGAAAAGGCACGGGACCAGGCCCGGGAGGCGCTGCATCAGGTCGGGCTGGAAGAGGTGGCCGATAAAGCCGTTTCCGCATACAGCCTGGGCATGCGCCAGCGCCTGAAAGTGAGTGCGGCCGTTCTCCACGATCCGCAACTGGTGATCCTGGACGAACCCCTGAAGGGAGTGGACCCGTTGTGGCGGGCGCGTATCACGGACCTAATCCGTGATTTTGCGTCCCGGGGCCGCACGGTCATTGTTTCTTCTCATGTTCTGCCCGAGATCGAGGCCATGACCAACAACATCGTGTTGATTCACCAGGGCGAAATTCTGGCCGAGGGGGATATCCAGGAGATCCGCGGGCTGTTGGATTCGCACCCCCACATGATCTCCGTGCGGACCCCTCAATTCCGACTTATCGCGGAATGGTTTGTAGAAGATCACCACGTGCTCACGATCCGTTTTGACAACGCCCGGCAGAAGGTGGTGTTCAAGACCGATAACCGTGACCATTTCTTTGGGCGCTTGAACCGGTTTGTGGTTGAAAACAACCTGGAAATAGAGGAAATCACCTCGCCTGACGATAACCTTCAGGCGGTATTCAACTACCTGGTAGGGAGAAAGTAA
- the trxB gene encoding thioredoxin-disulfide reductase, protein MEKRQVIIVGSGPAGLTAAIYTARAGLKPLVFEGYQAGGQLMITTEVENFPGFTEGITGPDLVANSRAQAERFGAELRTIDVTRVELSAGDQRIWIEEEEFRSPVLIISTGARANLLGLDSEKRLMGRGVSACATCDGFFFKDRKVAVVGGGDSAMEEALFLTRFASEVHIIHRRNELRASHYMVERARRNDKIHFIMDSVVEEILGEDRVSGIRLLNKRSGESREMPLDGVFAAIGHTPNTGLFEGQLELDPQGYIITAAEKKNQTRTSIPGVFACGDVQDPHYRQAITAAGSGCMAALDAEHYLEALED, encoded by the coding sequence ATGGAAAAGCGTCAAGTCATTATTGTCGGTTCCGGACCTGCCGGCCTTACGGCCGCCATCTACACGGCCCGCGCGGGATTAAAACCGCTTGTCTTTGAAGGTTACCAGGCGGGTGGCCAACTCATGATCACCACTGAAGTAGAGAACTTTCCGGGATTCACGGAAGGCATCACCGGGCCCGACCTGGTGGCCAATTCACGGGCCCAGGCCGAACGCTTTGGCGCCGAATTGCGCACAATTGATGTAACCAGGGTGGAACTGTCCGCGGGAGACCAGCGGATTTGGATAGAAGAAGAGGAATTCCGTTCTCCGGTGCTGATTATCTCAACCGGGGCAAGAGCCAATTTGTTGGGATTGGATAGTGAAAAGCGCCTCATGGGACGCGGGGTCAGCGCTTGTGCCACCTGCGACGGCTTCTTTTTCAAAGACCGCAAAGTGGCCGTAGTGGGCGGCGGCGACAGCGCCATGGAAGAAGCCTTGTTCCTGACCCGCTTCGCCAGCGAAGTTCATATTATTCACCGCAGAAATGAGTTGCGGGCATCTCACTACATGGTGGAACGAGCCCGGCGCAACGACAAGATCCACTTCATCATGGATTCAGTGGTGGAAGAGATTCTCGGAGAAGACAGGGTCTCTGGAATCCGGCTGCTCAACAAGCGCAGCGGCGAGAGCCGGGAAATGCCGCTGGACGGTGTGTTTGCGGCCATCGGTCACACACCCAATACCGGCTTGTTCGAAGGCCAACTGGAGCTGGATCCCCAAGGGTATATCATTACAGCCGCGGAAAAAAAGAACCAGACACGCACCAGTATTCCCGGCGTGTTTGCATGTGGAGATGTGCAGGATCCCCACTACCGCCAGGCCATCACCGCGGCGGGAAGTGGTTGCATGGCCGCCCTGGATGCCGAACATTACCTGGAGGCATTGGAAGACTGA
- a CDS encoding zinc ribbon domain-containing protein — MTRETPPGASTFSCPQCGAPLSPRQLDCFIACTHCGSSLFLDLDTLMPVATYHPTIPEKESPLHVRRHLAELTLDRGIALGQAECLYIPFWEVNSNSQLQRACATFPEISLNKPAATRQVFLPDQQPPGSVILAVDTQPGESAERRLLYIPFYRIPVTHRKKEYYFLCNAVSGSVYGPSIPREPNPRASRLFRLFAGIFLVVLAFDIVVDTPWVLLSLNALLFLLANQISLPWIENRLYR, encoded by the coding sequence ATGACACGGGAAACCCCGCCCGGTGCATCCACGTTCAGTTGCCCCCAATGTGGAGCCCCTTTAAGTCCACGCCAGCTGGATTGCTTTATCGCCTGTACCCATTGCGGCAGTTCACTGTTCCTGGACCTGGACACCTTAATGCCGGTGGCCACTTATCATCCCACGATCCCGGAAAAGGAATCCCCACTGCATGTGCGCCGGCACCTGGCGGAACTGACACTTGACAGAGGCATTGCGCTGGGCCAAGCGGAATGCCTGTACATTCCTTTCTGGGAAGTGAACAGCAACTCGCAATTGCAACGGGCATGCGCCACGTTCCCGGAGATTTCCCTCAACAAACCCGCCGCAACCCGGCAGGTTTTTCTTCCTGATCAACAGCCGCCGGGAAGTGTTATTCTGGCGGTGGATACCCAGCCCGGGGAAAGTGCCGAACGACGCCTGCTCTACATTCCCTTTTATCGAATCCCCGTAACCCACAGAAAAAAAGAATATTATTTTCTGTGCAACGCGGTTTCCGGCAGCGTCTACGGCCCTTCCATCCCCCGGGAACCGAACCCGCGTGCGTCCCGTTTGTTTCGCTTGTTCGCGGGTATTTTTCTGGTGGTCCTGGCGTTCGATATTGTCGTGGACACCCCCTGGGTGCTGCTTTCCCTGAACGCGCTTCTCTTTCTGCTGGCCAACCAGATCAGCCTGCCGTGGATTGAGAACCGACTCTACCGATGA
- a CDS encoding alanine racemase has product MLITRPTLMVNPQVARRNIRAMMEKFSRLKVRLRPHFKTHQSLEVGRWFKKEGVRAITVSSVEMAARFIADGWRDVLIALPMNPNEIPVINTWPDDLVLHLLVDHVAAVDRAAGLLKRPVEMWLKIDTGARRCGLVPGESKAVMDLIRRIERQPRMRLRGLLTHAGHTYAAGKPSGIRRCHRDSLAQMVAVKKWIRDAGGPELEISIGDTPACSVCNGFLGVSEVRCGNFVFYDIMQYRLGSCRLRDVAVRLICPVIGSYPQRGEVVVHGGKVHLSAENISGDDGKPFYGLVAACHADDPWPAPFPRASVRSLSQEHGVVYLGGKRAARFLPGDLLAVVPVHSCLTADLSTHMIDPRGRLVESTLPGGSDCHCVSPRN; this is encoded by the coding sequence ATGCTGATCACCCGACCCACCCTGATGGTAAATCCCCAGGTGGCCCGCCGCAACATCCGGGCCATGATGGAAAAATTCAGTCGCCTGAAAGTCCGTTTGCGGCCCCATTTCAAGACCCATCAATCCCTGGAGGTGGGGAGGTGGTTCAAAAAAGAGGGAGTCCGGGCCATTACCGTTTCTTCCGTTGAGATGGCGGCCCGTTTTATCGCGGATGGTTGGCGTGATGTGTTGATCGCTCTGCCCATGAATCCAAATGAGATACCGGTGATCAATACCTGGCCGGATGACCTTGTGCTTCATTTGCTGGTGGATCATGTCGCCGCGGTTGACCGTGCTGCCGGTCTGTTGAAACGCCCGGTGGAAATGTGGCTGAAGATCGACACCGGGGCCCGTCGCTGCGGGCTGGTTCCAGGGGAAAGCAAGGCAGTCATGGACCTAATCCGTCGCATCGAACGTCAACCCCGTATGCGCCTGCGCGGTTTGCTCACCCATGCCGGCCATACCTATGCGGCCGGCAAACCCTCGGGCATCCGCCGATGTCACCGGGACAGCCTGGCCCAAATGGTTGCCGTGAAAAAATGGATCCGTGATGCCGGCGGGCCGGAACTAGAGATATCTATCGGGGATACTCCCGCGTGCAGCGTATGCAATGGGTTTCTTGGAGTCAGCGAGGTGCGTTGTGGAAATTTCGTGTTTTACGATATTATGCAATACCGCTTGGGAAGTTGCCGCTTACGGGATGTCGCGGTACGCCTGATCTGTCCGGTAATCGGCAGTTATCCGCAACGGGGCGAAGTGGTGGTTCACGGCGGAAAGGTGCATCTTTCCGCGGAGAACATCAGCGGTGATGACGGCAAACCGTTTTATGGGCTGGTGGCTGCCTGCCATGCGGACGATCCCTGGCCGGCACCGTTTCCCCGGGCCAGTGTGCGCTCGCTGAGTCAGGAACATGGAGTCGTGTACCTGGGGGGCAAACGCGCCGCCCGTTTTCTACCCGGAGACCTTCTGGCGGTTGTGCCGGTTCATTCCTGCCTGACGGCGGACCTGTCCACACATATGATCGACCCGCGGGGGAGACTTGTCGAATCCACCCTTCCCGGCGGATCCGATTGTCACTGTGTTTCGCCCAGGAATTGA
- a CDS encoding YjbQ family protein has protein sequence MVKHIQIQFQTDTHHRMVDITTRVEEALDQSGMCEGMVLIFVIGSTGALSTIEYEPGLQSDFPELMQKLIPEELDYQHNKTWGDGNGHSHLRATLLGPSLTVPVVDGKLVLGTWQQIVFLEFDNRSRSRRLLVQFLGETQ, from the coding sequence ATGGTGAAACATATCCAGATTCAATTTCAGACCGATACGCATCACCGCATGGTGGACATCACGACCCGTGTAGAGGAAGCGCTGGACCAGAGCGGAATGTGCGAGGGCATGGTTCTGATCTTTGTCATCGGCTCCACTGGGGCCCTCTCCACAATTGAATACGAACCGGGTCTGCAAAGCGATTTCCCTGAACTCATGCAAAAGCTGATCCCCGAAGAGCTGGATTATCAGCACAACAAGACCTGGGGCGACGGCAACGGGCACTCTCACCTGCGCGCCACCCTGTTGGGACCTTCCCTGACGGTTCCGGTAGTAGACGGAAAACTGGTGTTGGGTACCTGGCAACAGATCGTCTTCCTGGAATTCGACAATCGCTCCAGAAGTCGACGACTGCTGGTTCAATTCCTGGGCGAAACACAGTGA
- a CDS encoding polyprenyl synthetase family protein: protein MDLADIQAPIRAQLTSIHRIIENKFIDPVPTVQRILKEFPVYQGKLIRPTLMFLLAGVRGCTDPQLPRIAAEMEMLHLSSLIHDDVMDHSTMRRGRRSLNMDEGNQMSILWGDYLFVNAFRGLNATGRIVAVGVAMDVAARMIEGQMLELDHQHDLDTSLDAYTEIISMKTGSLFAGIARIAASLEAPLPADAEAYADFGNSLGMLFQIRDDLIDIISPESGKDRYRDLQEGKITLPVILLLRKQGRQVRKLLRERNYAAIGDLMRRSGVHREVENRIEFLSTSCRNFISQFPASPFRESLLGMVAFMGVRNY from the coding sequence ATGGATTTGGCAGATATCCAGGCCCCCATTCGCGCCCAATTGACATCCATTCACCGGATCATCGAAAACAAATTCATCGATCCCGTGCCAACGGTTCAGCGGATCCTGAAAGAATTCCCGGTATACCAGGGCAAACTCATTCGTCCCACGCTCATGTTCCTGCTGGCCGGGGTCAGAGGCTGCACCGATCCCCAATTGCCTCGTATCGCCGCGGAGATGGAGATGCTGCACCTGTCCAGCCTGATTCACGATGATGTGATGGACCACTCCACCATGCGGCGGGGACGCCGTTCCCTGAACATGGACGAGGGCAACCAGATGTCGATTTTATGGGGGGATTACCTTTTTGTCAACGCTTTCCGCGGTCTTAACGCCACCGGGCGCATTGTGGCCGTAGGCGTGGCCATGGATGTGGCCGCCCGCATGATTGAGGGCCAGATGCTGGAGTTGGATCACCAGCATGACCTGGATACGAGTCTTGATGCGTACACGGAGATCATCTCCATGAAGACCGGTTCACTGTTTGCCGGTATCGCCCGAATCGCCGCCTCTTTAGAGGCTCCGCTCCCCGCGGATGCCGAGGCGTATGCCGATTTTGGAAACTCCCTGGGGATGCTGTTCCAGATCCGGGACGATCTGATCGACATTATTTCACCGGAATCAGGAAAGGACCGCTACCGGGACCTGCAGGAAGGGAAAATTACTTTGCCGGTGATCCTCCTGTTGCGAAAGCAGGGAAGGCAGGTGCGGAAACTGCTCCGGGAGCGGAATTATGCCGCTATCGGAGATCTAATGCGCCGTTCGGGAGTGCATCGAGAAGTAGAAAACCGGATTGAATTTTTGTCCACGAGTTGCCGTAATTTCATTAGTCAATTTCCTGCTTCTCCTTTCCGCGAGTCCCTGCTGGGCATGGTCGCCTTTATGGGAGTGCGCAATTATTGA
- the cyaB gene encoding class IV adenylate cyclase, whose amino-acid sequence MNDLNFLHKNSRTAEQREIEIKLALENIANLRRDLCSRGFRIVAPRFHELNLVFDTPGRDLARQGRLLRLRHAGDHSVLTAKSPVTTDRDHAGYKVRSEIEVRVSDFSLTRSILENSGFGVVFSYEKYREILENAGIHVMLDETPVGNFMEIEGDPPAIDRLAAELGFRKNNYITANYRSLFHAGGGTGDMLFPDSPHESGRD is encoded by the coding sequence ATGAACGATCTGAATTTTTTGCACAAAAACTCCCGTACTGCCGAACAGCGTGAAATCGAAATCAAACTGGCGCTGGAAAACATCGCGAACCTGCGCCGGGATTTGTGTTCCCGGGGTTTTCGGATCGTGGCTCCCCGTTTCCATGAATTAAACCTCGTATTCGACACTCCCGGCAGGGATTTGGCGCGACAAGGGCGACTGTTGCGTTTGCGTCATGCAGGCGACCACAGCGTCCTGACCGCCAAGTCCCCGGTTACAACTGATCGTGACCACGCGGGGTACAAAGTGAGGAGCGAAATTGAAGTCCGGGTGTCCGATTTTTCTCTCACCCGGTCTATTTTGGAAAACAGCGGATTCGGGGTTGTTTTTTCTTATGAGAAATACCGAGAGATCCTGGAAAACGCCGGCATTCATGTCATGTTGGACGAAACCCCGGTAGGGAATTTCATGGAAATTGAAGGGGATCCTCCCGCCATAGATCGCCTGGCAGCTGAGTTGGGGTTCAGGAAAAACAACTATATTACCGCCAACTACAGATCCCTGTTCCATGCCGGTGGTGGAACGGGGGACATGCTTTTCCCCGACTCGCCCCATGAGTCCGGCCGGGATTGA
- a CDS encoding TolC family protein, with protein MSAFKSVLMFLLIIGIQAGIWAQEREKELTLQDAIVTALDNNLDLKIEIQTRDYFWESLRSNQAIFVPNLNIEYQRRETNRPSSGILSGADVEKQGNDTLNVGLSQQIALGGTLNVSLQNSRSTSNSAFTTINPALYSTLTLSISQPLLKNFGTLATKKDIYIAANEYRKNDLSLKQAMIDLVYQVEEAYWNLVYAHQNLDAKKQSLLRARDLLRQNEKKVRVGAAARIDILEAKAEVASYESQLLEAEKNILTAEEQLKKILNISQSAEVIMPTDSPEVRSMALDFNAFLQEAMDSRPDILQARIELESHNIRVKYARNQMLPDLQLTASYYTTGRGGDQLIFDPDSSPFDLNRPVIGVISKDVIDALEEVVSNLYRNYSIGIKLSVPLGQAQEKARLAQARIDMKRALLNLQRVENTIFSDLKQALKELEANRKLVESNQIALELQAQKLKAEEKKLSVGMSTNYQVLNYQRDYANAQAGALQSTINFNLTLARINRIIARNLEEYGIHFNDFQRD; from the coding sequence ATGAGCGCATTCAAATCGGTGTTGATGTTTTTGCTGATTATCGGCATACAGGCAGGAATATGGGCGCAAGAGCGGGAAAAGGAACTCACCCTTCAAGATGCCATTGTCACGGCTCTGGATAACAACCTGGACCTGAAGATCGAGATCCAGACCCGGGATTACTTCTGGGAGTCACTGCGATCGAATCAAGCCATTTTTGTACCCAACCTGAACATTGAGTATCAACGACGCGAGACGAACCGTCCTTCCAGTGGAATCCTCAGTGGCGCGGATGTAGAGAAACAGGGCAATGATACCTTGAATGTCGGTCTGTCTCAGCAGATTGCCCTGGGGGGCACTTTAAACGTCAGTTTACAGAATTCCCGTTCCACCAGCAACAGCGCTTTTACCACCATCAATCCCGCTCTCTACTCAACCCTGACGCTGTCGATCAGCCAGCCCCTGTTGAAAAATTTCGGAACCCTGGCCACCAAGAAAGACATCTATATCGCTGCCAACGAGTACCGCAAAAACGATCTCAGTCTGAAACAGGCGATGATCGACCTCGTTTACCAGGTGGAGGAAGCGTATTGGAACCTGGTCTATGCCCACCAGAATCTGGATGCAAAAAAACAGTCGTTGCTACGCGCCCGGGACCTGTTGCGCCAGAACGAGAAAAAGGTGCGCGTGGGCGCAGCCGCGAGGATCGACATCCTTGAAGCCAAGGCGGAAGTCGCTTCTTATGAAAGTCAATTGCTGGAAGCGGAGAAAAACATCCTCACCGCCGAGGAACAGTTAAAGAAAATCCTCAACATCAGCCAGTCCGCTGAGGTCATCATGCCCACCGACTCTCCGGAGGTCCGCTCTATGGCCTTGGATTTCAACGCTTTTCTTCAGGAGGCGATGGACAGTCGTCCCGACATTCTTCAGGCCAGGATTGAACTGGAAAGCCACAACATCAGGGTAAAGTACGCCCGCAACCAGATGCTTCCCGACTTGCAGCTGACCGCTTCTTACTACACCACCGGCCGTGGCGGTGACCAGCTGATTTTTGATCCGGATTCATCTCCTTTTGATTTGAACCGCCCCGTGATCGGCGTAATCAGCAAGGATGTGATAGATGCCTTGGAAGAAGTCGTCTCCAACCTGTATCGCAACTACTCAATCGGAATCAAGCTTTCCGTTCCCCTGGGTCAGGCACAAGAGAAAGCGCGCCTGGCCCAGGCTCGTATCGATATGAAGCGGGCCCTTTTGAATCTCCAGAGAGTTGAGAACACGATTTTTTCTGATTTAAAACAAGCTTTGAAAGAACTGGAAGCCAATCGCAAGCTGGTGGAATCCAATCAGATCGCCCTGGAGCTGCAGGCACAGAAACTCAAGGCCGAAGAAAAAAAGCTGTCCGTGGGCATGTCGACAAACTACCAGGTGCTCAATTATCAGCGCGATTACGCCAATGCCCAGGCCGGCGCCCTGCAATCCACCATCAACTTCAATCTGACCCTGGCCCGAATCAATCGCATTATCGCCCGCAACCTGGAAGAATACGGCATCCATTTTAATGATTTTCAGCGGGATTAG
- a CDS encoding protein-L-isoaspartate(D-aspartate) O-methyltransferase, with amino-acid sequence MQRVAAFCSLILLSLTAPSAENLIGARQRMVQEQILAKGIVDSRILNAFNRVARHLFVDPELRHHAYADVEVPIDEGQTVNRPYTVAIMTAIIAPGFDKKVLEIGTGSGYQAAILAELVKRVYTIDIYGSLTAKARSRIRSMGYDNVSFKTGDGYLGWEEHAPYDGIIVTCSPDHIPEPLIRQLAVGGRMVIPVSFSSQVQELILVEKEADGRLKRTNLIPVQFVPMIQRRHVD; translated from the coding sequence ATGCAACGTGTCGCCGCCTTCTGTTCCCTGATCCTGTTGAGTTTGACGGCTCCATCAGCCGAGAATCTGATTGGGGCCCGGCAGCGCATGGTTCAGGAGCAGATTCTGGCCAAGGGGATTGTGGACTCCCGCATTCTGAATGCCTTTAACCGCGTGGCCCGACATCTTTTCGTGGATCCCGAACTGCGCCACCATGCTTATGCAGATGTGGAAGTGCCCATTGATGAAGGTCAGACCGTCAACCGTCCGTACACCGTAGCCATAATGACGGCAATTATCGCACCGGGCTTTGACAAGAAAGTGCTGGAAATCGGGACCGGATCGGGATACCAGGCCGCGATCCTGGCGGAACTGGTCAAGCGCGTCTATACCATCGATATATACGGGAGTCTTACCGCCAAGGCCCGCAGCCGGATTCGCTCAATGGGGTACGACAACGTCTCTTTCAAGACGGGGGACGGTTACCTGGGCTGGGAGGAGCATGCCCCCTATGACGGTATCATCGTCACCTGTTCCCCGGATCACATCCCCGAGCCGCTGATCCGGCAACTGGCCGTGGGTGGGAGGATGGTGATTCCCGTCAGCTTTTCCAGTCAGGTCCAGGAACTCATCCTGGTCGAGAAAGAGGCGGACGGCCGCCTGAAACGCACCAATCTGATCCCCGTTCAGTTCGTTCCCATGATTCAACGCCGCCATGTCGACTGA